In a single window of the Rhodamnia argentea isolate NSW1041297 chromosome 2, ASM2092103v1, whole genome shotgun sequence genome:
- the LOC115748868 gene encoding uncharacterized protein LOC115748868 produces MDQTNQQKLSRFTKSQFLKKLTKLLLSISVFSLLFSSSSLLSFLQPWHFQLSTFPLRLVTHAVDKNCIFLLCNGILVFLAKNSGFIGSKTRSRRGTGNKEPAKETLYMMENKLLATDIDNGVFHDVAREDFSLEGEGKTLNGKNNNHEDCVVEVEAEDVCFHAEECTRDDDNDDVDEVEQEDSIHFSTLKAGTAVAISNSHGDEELDDCGGAREDETGEVYSDGNNAMTAEELDKKFDEFIRRMKEGIMIEAQQQQQLLMV; encoded by the coding sequence ATGGACCAAACTAACCAACAAAAGCTTAGTCGTTTCACAAAGTCTCAATTCCTAAAGAAGCTCACAAAGCTGTTGCTCTCCATCTCTGTATTCTCGCTCTTGTTCTCGAGCTCCAGTCTCCTCTCTTTCCTCCAACCGTGGCATTTCCAACTCTCCACCTTCCCACTCCGCCTTGTCACCCACGCCGTTGACAAGAACTGCATCTTCCTCCTCTGTAACGGCATCCTCGTCTTCCTCGCAAAGAACTCGGGCTTCATCGGCAGCAAGACCAGGTCCCGGCGCGGCACTGGCAATAAAGAGCCGGCCAAGGAGACCCTGTACATGATGGAGAATAAGTTACTTGCCACGGACATCGACAACGGAGTTTTCCACGACGTCGCGCGTGAGGATTTCTCCCTTGAAGGAGAAGGGAAAACGTTGAATGGTAAGAACAATAATCATGAGGACTGCGTGGTCGAAGTAGAAGCAGAAGACGTGTGTTTTCATGCAGAAGAATGCACACGAGATGACGACAACGACGACGTTGACGAAGTAGAACAAGAAGATAGTATCCATTTTTCGACTTTGAAAGCGGGAACCGCGGTAGCAATATCCAATTCCCACGGCGACGAGGAATTAGATGATTGCGGAGGAGCGAGAGAGGATGAAACTGGTGAAGTCTACAGCGATGGGAATAATGCGATGACTGCGGAGGAGTTGGACAAGAAGTTCGACGAGTTCATTCGTAGGATGAAGGAAGGAATCATGATCGAAGCTCAGCAACAGCAGCAACTTCTCATGGTCTAA